GGGAGAAGAAACGACGGCATTGCTGGTTCCTTCACGAACGCCTAATTCAAGCGGCTCGTTGCGCAAAGGATATTTAAGTCCCTTTGTCGTTATGCCGCCGCAGCGGCCAAGGGGAAGGAGCGATATGATCGCGCCGATGGGTGAATCAAAAATTATTTTCCGGCCTATGAGATGAATGTCACAGAGGGGATCGGAAAAGACCAGGCGGATCCGTTCACAGTATTTTTTTAGAATGCTGAGATTTGACAACGAGTGATCCGGTCTCCCGCCGGTTGCGCCGACGACAACTGCATCTTGATAGCGGTTTTCAACCAGGTAGTCCAGCGCTTTTTCCAGGTCCGTGCTGTACTGGCTAGGAACGCGGATCGTCTTCACGCGGGAATAATATCTCTTCGTAGCCGGCGAGATCGAATCCAGATCGCCGATAATGACGTCGGGGCGGATTCCGAGTTTTCTCGCCTTGTTGGCCCCTCCGTCAGCGCAGACGATGAACGGCTTCCCGTTCAGCAACGGGCGCATGGCCTTCTTGGGGAGAACCTCACCGTTGCAGATAATAATTGCGCTGCGTTTCTTTTTCATCACATCAGTGAACGTTAGAATTGGACCGCAAGTCCGACCACAAAATTTCGTTCGGCGGCCGGAAAGAACAGATCGCCCGCGCCGGTTTGCGTGTAGAGCGTATTCAACAAGTTACGGATCTCTCCGCGAAGTGTCACGCCGGCGGCCGCAATGGACGGCAGCTTGTACAATGCTTCCAGGTTCAGGACCGTGTAGGCATCGTTCTTATCATCCTCGATTTTGAAGTCGTCGGTATAAAACGCACCGACATACTTGACGGAGAGCGAAGCGGTCAACCGTTCGGATTGATAATTCAGGAAGAGATTCCCCATAACGCCGGGAAATCCCCCGATCGGATTGCCGTCCAATTTTGTCGCGTAGACGGCGCCCGTTGAATCGGTGTTGAGCACCGTCTCCCTGACAATTTTATTGGATGACAGCGACGCGTTGCCGCTCAGCGAGAACGAATACGGCAGCCGCACTGCTCCGTCCACCTCGAAACCGATATGGCGCGTCCGGTCGGCGTTGCCGACGATCGGAATGCCGAACCTGTTGAGCTTGCCGTTCGGGACCAGCTCGTTCGTAAACTCCATCCAGTAGACGTTGACCGTGCCGGTGAGACCGCCCGATCTGTATCCTGCGCCAAGCTCGAAGTCGAGCAGCTGCTCGGGCTTCACGAGCGGCTTGGTATAATCATAGACGGTATCGCCGTTGACCACTTTCGTTTCGAATTGCGGAACGATGGTCGGGTCGTAGGCTGCATTCTCGGCGTCGTAGAGGTTGCTCAACGGAGGTTCGTGGGACGTGTAGGCGACGGAAACATACATGTTCCAGGTATCGGTGATATTATAGTTAACGCCGAATCGGGGGTTGAGAAAATAATACGGGTAGCTGAATGAATTATCCAGGAACTCCTCGTTATAGATTCTGTATTCGTTGAAAGCAAACTGCACGTTCGCCATCAACGATAGATTTTCCTGGATGCGGTAGATGTCGGCGGCGTAGAGGGATGCCATGTATTTTTCCGCGTCGTACTGGTAGAACCGGTAGCTGACGTCGTAGTTCGCCGGAAGGCTGTCGGCCCCGATGATCTGTCCCCAGTGCGTTCCTTTGTGCAATCGGAATTCCGCGCCGATCGTCAGTTCGCCGTTGTCGTGCGTCAACTCATACCGCGGCAGCCATCCCCATTGTGCAAGGTCGATGCCCGCCCGCACGAGCGCGGTCGAGATATCCTGCGTCGGATGAAACCCGTGTGCCTGGTCGATGCGAAACGTCGTCGTGTCGCCGTACTCGTCGAAGTCGAACCATCCGTGCCCTTCGTAGAAGAACAACGTGTTGCTCAGTTTTTGCGTCTCCGAGATTTTCCATTCGTTCAGGATCTCATAGTGCGGCTGGGTGAACTGCTCGTTCTCTTCCGGCTGGCGGATCAACCCTTCGTCGTTGATGTTCATCCTGCGAAGAACGTAACTGCCGTTGTACGATTTCGGCAAGCCGTTGTAGACCAGCTGATCCTGGAGCGGGCCGCCGAAGAAATGGATCCGGGTCGTCGTGTTCTCCCCGAGCAGGAGCGCCCCGAAGAAATACGAATCCAACGTTGCTCCCGCATGCTGCCTGTATCCGTCGGAGTTGATCTCGCCCAGCTTGCCGTAGAGCATATATTTGTTGTCCACCAAACCGGAGTTGAACGAGGCGGAAAGCTTCTTCATCGTCATCGGGAGCGCTTCGCTGCTGTCGCTGTACTGCTGGAAGCCGAACATACTTTCAAACTTCACGTACGGCTTCGGCTCGAATGGGTTGGTGATGACGTTGATCGACCCGCCGATCGCCGGCGGACCGTAGAAGGCGCTCCCCGCGCCGCGCTGCACCTGTACGTTCGATGCGCTCGCGAGAAGGTCCGAAACGTCGAGCCAGTACATGCCGTGGTCCTCGGGGTCGTTCTGCGGGATTCCGTTGATCATCACGGAGAGCCGGGATTGGTCGAAACCGCGCAGGGTGACATAGTTATAGCCGATCCCGTTCCCTCCGTCCGAAAAAGAGATCATCGAGGGAAGCTGGGCGAGCAGCACCGGGACATCCTGCATCGAATATCGTTCCTGGATCAGCCCCTTGCCCAGGTTTGTGAAGGTCACCGGCGTCTCACGCTCTTTTGCTTCGGTCGCCGTGACAAGTACGGGAGCGAGCGTATACTTCACCGTATCCCGCTCCTTCCCATCCTGGGAGAAGAGAAGCTGTGTTCCGGCAAACAACAAGAGCATGATGATCGTTTTTCTGCTCAGGGCAAATATTTCCGATCGGTCGTCCACGATGAAGATCCTCCGCTTGTCTTTTGTGAAATAAAAAAGCCGCTGCTGAAATGGAATGCATCAGCAACGGCTTCAAAATACTATGTCATCGTTTTTCCTACGCTGGCATTATCCAGATCAGGTATATCTATCCCGCGCGAACAGCGGGATCGTTGTAGGGTATATTCTCAGATTCGCCCGAGGCGAAACACCCCTAACGATTTTCAGTTCAAAGAACGAATTCTGTGTTTAATATACGCCGGCGTTGAAGAAAAGTCAACTCCCTCCCGAACATTGTCTTTCATCGACCATCTTTTTATATTCTTCGCATGATAAAAGTCGCGGTCGGGATCATTACGCTCGGTTCACAAATCCTCGTCTGCCAGCGGAAAAAAACTTCGCGGTATCCGCTGAAGTGGGAATTTCCGGGGGGGAAATTCGAGGAAGGAGAATCGGCAGAACAATGCCTCCGGAGAGAGCTCCGCGAAGAACTTTCGATCGAGGCGAATGTCGGGACAGAATTCTTCCGCCAGCAATGGGATTACCCCGATTCCGGTTCATTCGAGGTCTACTACCATCATATCCCTTCATTCTCCGGGACAATGCGCAACAATGTCTTTGAGCAGGTCCGGTGGATCCACAGCGCCGGACTGAACACGGTCGACATGTTGGATGGAAATAAGGAAGTGGTCGAAAAAATAAGAAGCCAGAACGGAACATTCCCGAACGGCACGGCATCCCGTTGATCCGCACATTTTGAGCGAGCGTTCTCTTTGAACCCCCGTTTCCTTCATCCGAAAATTCTTTCCTGGTACAAGAAGAACCGCCGCGGACTCCCCTGGCGAACGACACGAGATCCGTACCGGATTCTCCTCTCGGAGATCATGGCCCAGCAGACTCAAGTGAGCCGGGTCGCCCTCTTCTACTCATCCTGGCTGAAGAAATTTCCTACAATATCACATCTGGCAAAAGCGTCCAAAGCTGACGTTTTGCGCCAATGGTCCGGACTCGGCTACAACAGCCGTGCACTCCGCCTTCATGCTCTTGCAAAGCAGCTGGCCGCTACATCGAAAGGAAGACTACCCCGAACCGTCGAAGAACTTTGCGATCTCCCCGGTGTGGGGAGATACACGGCACATGCCGTTGCCTGCTTCGCGTTCGGCGCTTCCGTTCCGGTGGTCGATGTGAACATCCGGCGCATCTTCAGCCGCGTTTTTTGGAAGGTCCGTTCGTCAACCGACATCAAACCGGAAGATACTGTCTGGTCGATAGCCCAAGCGTATTTGCCCAAAAAAGATGTCGCCGAATGGAACCAGGCGCTTATGGATCTCGGCGCTCTCGTCTGCACGGCGAGAAACCCGCGGTGCGGAACGTGTCCTGTAACAACGGCGTGTAAATCCTCCCACGCCAGAGCTTTTACGAAAAAGACTCCGAGCGTCAAAAAACCGGAGCCGTCCTTCAAAGGAATTCCGAGGCGTATTTACAGAGGGAGAATTTTGAAAGCGCTTCATGAAGAACCGCTGACGCCGCGGCGTCTGGCGGAGCGGGTAGTCCATCAATTCCATCCCGATGATCTGCGATGGCTGACCGAACTGTTGAAAACGATGGAGCGGGAAACCCTGATCGCGATCCGAGGGAACGGGGAAAAGAAGACCGTATGCATCGCTCAATAACCCCCCGGTATAAACCTCTCGATCTTTTGCGGCAGGATCATAAAAAAATCGCGCCGGCAATTCAGCGCCGGCTTGAAGATTTTCGGGCGGTCCCGCCGGAGAAATATTTTTACGAGCTTGTCTATTGTTTCATGACCCCGCAGTCGAGCGCGGTCAATGCGGCGAAGGCGCAAAAAACACTGATGGACCGCGATTTTCAAAATGCCGATATCGACCCCGAACCCCTCCTCCATCAAAAAGAATATTATATCCGTTTCCATAGAACGAAAGCGAAGCTTCTTGTTACGATGAAACAACAGTACGGCGAAATCCTCCGCGCGGTCACAAACGGGGAAACGGCGTTCGAAAAAAGGAAGTGGCTTGCAGAGAATGTGAAAGGGTTAGGCTATAAAGAGGCGACCCATTTTTTGAGGAATGTCGGGCTGAACGACGGTCTCGCAATTCTCGACCGCCACATTCTGAAAAACCTGAAAAGGTTCGGAGCGATCAGGTCGCTTCCCAGAACATTGACAAAAAAGAAATACCTCTCCGTGGAGCGAAGTTTTCAAAAGTTTGCACGCGAGGTCGGCATACCGATCGACGAGCTCGACCTCCTTTTCTGGAGCAGCGAAACCGGAGAGATCCTGAAATAACGCCGACAACGGAATACTTCCTGACCAAAAAATATGCCAACGCGCAAACCGTTTCTTGTGCTCGGGGCCGGGCTAATGGGAAACGCCATCGCCTACGACCTGATCCATTCCTCTCCTCACTATGCCGTGACCCTCGCCGATCTCGACGGCGAACGTGCCCGGCAAACCGCGAGCGCCCTGGACATGGATCGGGCCCATCCTCAGCGAATAGACGTTCGAAATTTTGATGACGTGGTGCGGCTGATGGCGGGGCATTCCGTCGTCATCAGCGCGGTGACCTTCCATCTCAACCTGCTCCTTGCGAAAGCGGCCATCAAAGCCGGGGCCCACTTCTGCGACCTTGGACATGACGACGGCATCATCCAGCAGCAACTCGCCGAGGCCTCGCGCGCGTCGGACGCAAAGATCACCGCCGTCGTCAACTGCGGTCTCGCTCCGGGGCTTGCCGATATTCTTGCGATGCATGCGTTCCGTCAATTCGAAAACGTCGATTCTCTGCAGCTTCGTGTCGGAGGACTGCCGCAGCATCCTCATCCTCCTTTCAACTACCAGCTCGTCTTCTCCGCAGAGGGGCTTGTCGAAGAATATTCGCTCCCCGCCACGATCCTTCGCGGAGGAAAAATCATGACGGTAGAATCGCTCACGGAGGTGGAAGAACTTTCCTTCCCACCTCCATTCCAGAACCTGGAAGCATTCCATACCGGAGGCGGGGCATCCCGCCTCCCTCACCTGTTGGAAGGAAAAGTAGAGTCGCTCGAATATAAGACGATCCGGTATGCCGGCCACTGCGAAAAAATAAAACCGCTGTTTGACATCGGATTTGCTGAAAATACGCCACTGGCGCTAGGGAGCAATCTCGTCACGACGCGCGAATTATTTTTGGAATTGCTTAAAAAACGTCTTACATTTAACGAACCGGACGTCGTGCTGATCCTCGTAACGGCCCGCGGAAAGCAGGGGGGCAAAGAGAGACAGCGTTCGTACCGGGTCATCGACCTGTTCGATGAAAAAAATTCAATGACCGCAATGATGCGCACGACCTCGTTTCCGACGTCCGTTATCGCGCAAATGCTGCTTGACGGGACAATTTCAGAGAAGGGGGTCTTTACGGCAGAAGAGATCGTTCCGGCGGAGCCGCTCATCGCCGAGCTGAAAAAAAGAAACATTATCATCGAGAGCCTCGACAACTAAACCCTGATGGGACAGCAGAATTCATTCGACATCGTTTCGGAAGTCAATATGCAGGAGGTCGACAACGCCCTCAACCAGGCGCGCAAAGAAGTGGCGCAGCGGTATGATCTGAAGGACGCCAAGTCGACGATCGACTTCGATCAAAAAGAAAAAATCGTGACCGTCAGCTCGCTCACCGAATTTACGCTGAAGAGCGTCGTCGACGTGCTGCAGAACAAATTTGTCAAACGGGGAATCCATCTTAAATCGCTGCAGTACGGCGCGGTCGAACAGGCATCCGGCGGGACGGCGCGGCAGAAGATCACGCTTACCGTCGGCATCGACAAGGACAATGCAAAGGCGCTCGTCAAGGTGATCAAAGATTCGAAGCTTAAAGTGCAGGCGCAGATCATGGATGAACAGGTGAGGGTGTCCGGCAAGGACCGGGACGAGCTTCAGGCGGTCATCGCAAAATTGAGGGCGCTTGATTTTCCTCTTCCACTTCAATTCACAAACTACCGGTCATGAACAATCGTACCTTTCGGCATGTGCTGCTGTACGTGGCGGGATGTTTCTTCGTGCTGAACAGTGTCTCCCTGTTCGCCCAGCAGCAGGACAGTTCGAAAATTTTCGTGGTCAAAAACCCGGCAGCATCGAGATACGTCGCGGCGCTGACGATCAACGAGGTGCGGTATATTTCCCTTCCGGACCTTGTCCGCATGTTCGGGTTGAATTATTTCTACAACCCGACGACAAAAAAGATGGAGATCAAACTCAGTTCCGCCGAGATCAAACTCGCGGCTGAGAACGCGTTCATCGTCGTGACCGATTATGCGACGCGAAAGCAGACGCCGCTCCAGCTGTCCGTTCCAACCCACATCGTGGGCGACACACTGTACGCCCCGCTCCTTGCCTTCCTCCCGGTGTTCAATTCGATCTCCAAGACGGAGCTCGCCGTCGACACGGCGCGCGAGATGAGCCTGGCCGGCTTCGATTCGACCGGAGAACTCAGGCATTTCGACGTCAGCAGCGTTTCGGTCGAAAGCAGGAAGAACGGCTACCTCATCCGGATCCACTCATCGGTGAAGGTCAAAGACGCGGACCGATTCATCCGCGATGAGAACTGGCTGTATGTCACTCTGCCGAATGTCAGAGCCGATACCGCCGGGCTCGATACGCTTGCGCCGGGCTCCGTGATCGAACAGGTGCTCGCCGTCCAATCGCAGACCTCCGCGCAGATCGCGTTCAAGCTGCGGAAGAAAGTTTCCTCATCGGAGATCGTTCAGGATGAGACAACGAACGATGTTCTTGTTTCCGTTCAAACCGCGACCCCGCCGTCGAAGAAAGAACTCGCCGCCGAGCGAAAACGTCAGCAGGAAGAGGCGAAGAAAAAAGAGGGCGAGCAGCAGGACAAGCTTCAGACGCAGCTCGACACCCAGCGAAAAAAGTGGAAGCTTGACGTCATCGTCCTCGACGCCGGACACGGCGGAAACGACCCCGGCACGCTCGGAACGATCGGAACCCGCGAAAAGGACATCACCCTCGGCATCGTCCTGAAGCTGGGCAAGCTGATCGATGAGAAGCTTCCCGAGGTCAAAGTAGTGTACACGCGGAAGACCGATAGGTTCGTCGAGTTGTATCGGCGCGGGCAGATCGCGAACGAGAACCAGGGAAAATTGTTCATCAGTATCCACTGCAATTCCCTGGAGCAAAAACCGTCCGCGACCAACGGCTTCGAAATCTATCTGCTGCGTCCCGGCAAGACCGACGACGCCATCAAGATCGCACAGAAGGAAAATGCGGTCGTCCGCTTGGAGCAGGATTTCCAAGACCGATATCAGGACATCACGGATGAAAATTTTATCATCCTCACGATGGCGCAGAGCGCGTACGTCCGGCAGAGCGAACAGTTCGCCTCCTTCCTCGAGGAGGAAATGGGGAAAAAACTCTCGGAGGCGGGCCATGGAGTGAAGCAAGCGGGATTTTACGTGCTGGTCGGCGCGTCGATGCCGAACGTGCTGGTCGAGACCGGGTACCTTTCGAACAGAAAAGATGAAATGTTCCTTCGAAGCCCGAGCGGCCAGCAAGTCGTGGCAGAATCGATCCTGAACGCCATTCGGCTGTACAAAGAGGCCTACGAGAAGACACTGAAGGAAGGAAGTTAGAATCTTTCCCGCGGCCCCGACCGCATCAACGTTACGATCTCATTTTCCCCAGAACTTTCCTGTTGCCGCGATTTCTTTCAGCAAGGGGCAGACGCGATAGCGTTCTTCGCCGAGATCGGCGTGAAGCGCGTCGAGCGCCGCGCACACCTGCGTAAAGCCGATTTTCTCCCCCCATTCGATCGGACCCGAAGGGTAATTCATCCCCAGCTTCATTGCCGTATCGACCGCTTCCGGCAGCGCGACATCCTGCTGCACCGCAAACATCGCCTCGTTGATGATCTGGCAGAGGATCCTCGGCAGCACCATTCCGACTCGATCCTGCACAACCGCTATTTCTTTATTGACCGACGCGAAGAATCGGCGCGCGACATCGACCGAGGCTTCGCTCGTAAATGCCGAAGGAGAAACCTCGACGAGGGTGTTCTTCACTAATGTCGGAAGAGCTGCGATGCCGACAAGGCGATGGTTCCTGATGATCCACCGCGCCTGATCGAGCACGGAGACATTGACCGACGAGCTGAGAATCGCCGTGGTCTCCGGCAGCGACCTGTCCAGCATCTCGAGATTTTTTCTTTTCTGAGCAAGGTCGATATTGCTCAGTTCGAGGGCAATGGATATTTTCCCGGAGACCGGCCTCAGGTTTTTGATGCTGCCGGGGGGGACAACCGCATATTTTGCTGCCGCAGCAATTTCGGAGAACTCGGCAACGAGCGGGTCATCCCCGACAATAAGGACCGAAAGCTGATTTTTTGGTGCGACCGGCGTCTTCAATAGTTATAGAAACCTTTTCCTGATTTCTTGCCGAGTTTCCCCGCGTCGACCATCTGCCGTTGAATCGGATGCGGACGGTATCGCGGATCGTTGAAAAATTGTTCGTAGACAGACTGTGTGACGGCAAGGTTCACATCGATCCCGATCAGGTCCATCAACTCAAACGGCCCCATCGAAAAGCCCCCTTCCCCTTTGACGATGCGGTCGATCTCTTCCACCGAGGCGATCCCTTCTCCCAGGATCCTGAGCGCTTCGCCGTAGAACGGGCGCGCCACGCGGTTCGCGATAAAGCCGGGGGTGTCTTTCACGCGCACACATGTCTTTCCGAGTTTTTCGCCGAATTCGATCGCGCGCTGCATCGTTTCATCCGATGTTTGAGCCCCCTGCACGACTTCGACGAGCTTCATCAGGTGAACGGGGTTGAAAAAATGCAGTCCGACAACCCTCTCGCTCCTTTTCACTCCCGAAGCGATCGCCGTCACCGAGAGTGATGAAGTGTTCGTCGCAAGGAGGGTTTCGGCTTTGACGTCCGCGTCAAGGTGCCGGAACAGGTCTTTCTTTATGCGAAGGTCCTCGAGGACCGCTTCGATGATGACATCGCAGTGGCTCAGGTCGGAGAGCTTGGTCCGGGGATGAATGCGTGAGAGGGCATCGCTCATTTCTTCCTGCGAGAGTTGTTGCCTCTCGACGCTTTTCTTCATCCCGGCAGCGATGCGGGCAATGCCGTTATGAATGACCGTCTCATTGATATCGTAGAGAGCAACGTTGAACTTGCTGAGCGCGGCAACGCGGGCGATGCCAGTCCCCATTGTGCCCGCACCGACGATGCCAACCGAGTAGATCATGGCCGATGGACCTTCGATGAGAATGTAGAAGAATTCACTGACTTCCAGAGCCTGCGGGACAATAATACTTAAACGCTTCAATAAAGGCAACGGCAACTTGTTTTTGAAAATCCAATTAAGTAGCTTCGTGCAAGAGCCACCCCCAACAAAAGCCCCCAGATTATGCCCGACTCAGCCGAGGCCGGCGAACGGCTTAAACATTTCGAAGAACGCATCGCCCGCGGAGAAAAGATCGAGCCGAAAGACTGGATGCCGGATCGGTACCGTCAGCAGCTCGTTCGCATGATCTCGCAGCATGCGCACTCTGAAATCGTCGGCATGCTGCCGGAGGGAAACTGGATCACCCGGGCTCCGACCCTGCGGCGAAAAATGGCCTTGCTCGCGAAAGTGCAGGATGAAGCAGGCCACGGACTCTACCTCTACTGTGCGGCAGAAACGCTGGGCGTCAGCCGCCGAGAAATGATCGAGGCGCTGCTTGCCGGCAAGGCAAAGTACTCCCACATTTTCAACTACCCGACCCTCTCGTGGGCCGACATCGGCGTGATCGGCTGGTTCGTCGACGGCGCCGCGATCGTAAACCAGACGATGCTGGCAAAATGTTCCTACGGCCCGTACTCCCGCGCAAACCTGCGCATCTGCAAAGAAGAGAATTTCCATAAGAGGCAAGGATATGAAATCGTCGTTACGCTCTCTTCGGGTACGCCGGAGCAGAAAGCAATGGTGCAGGAGGCGGTGAACCGCTGGTGGTGGCCCTCATTGATGATGTTCGGTCCCCCCGACGGGGAATCCCCCAACAGCGCCGAGCTCCTGCGATGGAAAATAAAGCTGCATGGCAACGACGAGCTGCGGCAGCGGTTTGTCGACATCACGGTCCCCCAGGCGAAAGCCGCCAACATCAGCCTTCCCGACCCGGAGCTACGGTTTGACGAGCAGAAAGGCGCATGGCATTTCGGTAAAATCGATTGGAGCGAATTTTACGAAGTGATCCGCGGCAACGGCCCGTGCAACAAAGAACGGATGAGCGCCCGCAGAAATGCCGATGCAAACGGGGCGTGGGTGCGGGAGGCGGCAGAGGCTTACGCTAAGAAGCAATCAGGCTCACCCATTTAATAAGACAACACAATGTTTGCACAGATTGAACCATCGATCATTTCGCGGATGGAATATCTTGAAGCGATCGATAAAAAGGACAGGGTTGACGGGACGGCACAGGCGAGGCGGCTCCGGCAAATTCCGCCGGAGACGGGAAAATTCATCGCTACCCTGGCGGCAAAGTGCTCGCGCGACGGAGAGTTCATAGAGATCGGCACCAGCGCGGGGTATTCAACGCTCTGGCTTTCGCTGGCCGCAAAAGAGATCGGCGTGAGAATAAAAACGTTCGAGATCCTCCCCGAAAAAGTAAAGCTTGCGAAAGAGACATTCAGGATGACGGGATCCGAGAAATACGTCGAGTTGATCGAAGGCGACTTTCTTTCGCACTGCGATGCAATAAAGAAAATTTCCTTTTGTTTCCTGGACGCCGAGAAAGAAGTGTACCTGGAATGCTTCAAGGCAGTCGCACCGAAGCTGATGGAGAACGGACTGCTGGTCGCCGACAATGCGATCAGTCATCGTGACGGGGTCAAACCGATGATGGATGCTGCGACAGCTGATAAGAGGTTCGATTGTTTGACAGTGCCGATCGGCACGGGGGAATTCATTTGCCGCCGGATATCGAGAACATAACATCTGCCTGCGCAGAAAACCGTAATAACCGTCATGGCTGAAAACACACAACAGAGCGATACTGAAGGCCAATTGTGGGAAGTCTTTCTCCAGAGCGAGACCGGCGCCCCGCATGAACATGCCGGAAGCGTCCACGCCGCGGACGCCGAGCTGGCCCTCCAGAATGCACGCGATGTCTACGCGCGCCGCGGAAGCGTCGTGAGCATCTGGGTGGTCCCGTCCCAAGCGATCACGGCGACGAGTCCGTCCGATATCCATCCGTTCTTCGACCCGGCCGACGATAAGGTCTACCGGCATCCTCAGTTCTATAAAATTCCGAAAGCGGTCAAAGGATTCTGATGGATATCGACTTCCTCACTCAGCAACATCTGGCAAATTTTTTGCTGCGGCTCGGGGACGACCGTTTAGTGCTTGGGCACCGCCTTTCCGAGTGGTGCGGACATGCCCCGGTGCTTGAGGAGGACATTGCGCTCACCAATATTGCCCTGGACGAGATCGGACAGGCGGCAGCTTTTCTGCATTTGGCGGGCGAAACCGAGGGAAAAGGGAGAACTGAGGATGACCTCGCATATTTCCGGGAGGCAACGCAATTCACAAACATCCGCCTGGTCGAGCAGCCAAACATCGATTTCGCGGCGACGATCGCACGGCAATTCTTATTCGACACCTATAATTACTTCCTTCTGCAAAGGATCCAGGAAA
Above is a genomic segment from Bacteroidota bacterium containing:
- a CDS encoding class I SAM-dependent methyltransferase translates to MFAQIEPSIISRMEYLEAIDKKDRVDGTAQARRLRQIPPETGKFIATLAAKCSRDGEFIEIGTSAGYSTLWLSLAAKEIGVRIKTFEILPEKVKLAKETFRMTGSEKYVELIEGDFLSHCDAIKKISFCFLDAEKEVYLECFKAVAPKLMENGLLVADNAISHRDGVKPMMDAATADKRFDCLTVPIGTGEFICRRISRT
- a CDS encoding 3-hydroxyacyl-CoA dehydrogenase NAD-binding domain-containing protein; translated protein: MIYSVGIVGAGTMGTGIARVAALSKFNVALYDINETVIHNGIARIAAGMKKSVERQQLSQEEMSDALSRIHPRTKLSDLSHCDVIIEAVLEDLRIKKDLFRHLDADVKAETLLATNTSSLSVTAIASGVKRSERVVGLHFFNPVHLMKLVEVVQGAQTSDETMQRAIEFGEKLGKTCVRVKDTPGFIANRVARPFYGEALRILGEGIASVEEIDRIVKGEGGFSMGPFELMDLIGIDVNLAVTQSVYEQFFNDPRYRPHPIQRQMVDAGKLGKKSGKGFYNY
- the paaB gene encoding 1,2-phenylacetyl-CoA epoxidase subunit PaaB: MAENTQQSDTEGQLWEVFLQSETGAPHEHAGSVHAADAELALQNARDVYARRGSVVSIWVVPSQAITATSPSDIHPFFDPADDKVYRHPQFYKIPKAVKGF
- the paaA gene encoding 1,2-phenylacetyl-CoA epoxidase subunit PaaA; this encodes MPDSAEAGERLKHFEERIARGEKIEPKDWMPDRYRQQLVRMISQHAHSEIVGMLPEGNWITRAPTLRRKMALLAKVQDEAGHGLYLYCAAETLGVSRREMIEALLAGKAKYSHIFNYPTLSWADIGVIGWFVDGAAIVNQTMLAKCSYGPYSRANLRICKEENFHKRQGYEIVVTLSSGTPEQKAMVQEAVNRWWWPSLMMFGPPDGESPNSAELLRWKIKLHGNDELRQRFVDITVPQAKAANISLPDPELRFDEQKGAWHFGKIDWSEFYEVIRGNGPCNKERMSARRNADANGAWVREAAEAYAKKQSGSPI